A section of the Corvus hawaiiensis isolate bCorHaw1 chromosome 14, bCorHaw1.pri.cur, whole genome shotgun sequence genome encodes:
- the LAMP2 gene encoding LOW QUALITY PROTEIN: lysosome-associated membrane glycoprotein 2 (The sequence of the model RefSeq protein was modified relative to this genomic sequence to represent the inferred CDS: inserted 1 base in 1 codon), producing the protein MESSGGAERRLAARGRPRPAPHMTAGEVFVAPARRPPVSXTAGSGSRTTAMGPSRSAASSCRRFLLPLLLLGVSGFFQSYAVEVDIKDASNATCLYADWMMRFLITYESNNGDYKTTTLNLSSSVTHNGSVCGNDTQAALVAVQFGEGHSWSINITKNNETYQGDFITLTYNTNDTAVFPDAKRKGPVTVLVKDPLHPVQLNTVFVCHNSYFIEAENITQIFWNVTMQAFVQNGTVSKKESRCPADTPTSAPTVPPTIANVTTAFTTTLAPAPTTAPKPVENPDTGNYSLKSGNKTCFLATVGLQLNVSQDKPLLININPKTTVADGACGNTTATLKLNDGNSTLIGFTFAVKNTSASVQKFYLREVNVTLLSRLNGSVISSADNSNFSKWDAFLGSSYMCRKEQTLQINEDVQVHTFNLWIQPFLVEANKFATAEECIADSDLNFLIPIAVGVALGFLIILVFISYIIGRRKSRTGYQSV; encoded by the exons ATGGAATCGAGCGGCGGCGCTGAGCGGCGAttggcggcgcgcgggcggcccCGCCCTGCCCCTCACATGACCGCTGGCGAGGTTTTTGTCGCGCCCGCTCGCCGTCCTCCGGTGT CCACCGCCGGCAGCGGCAGCCGCACCACCGCCATGGGCCCAAGCCGCTCCGCCGCTTCCTCGTGCCGCCGCTTCCtcctgccgctgctgctgctcggcGTCTCCG GTTTTTTCCAGTCCTATGCAGTGGAAGTAGATATAAAGGATGCCTCTAATGCTACTTGCCTGTATGCAGATTGGATGATGAGGTTCTTGATAACATATGAATCAAACAATGGTGATTAT AAAACCACAACCCTGAATTTGTCATCAAGTGTGACACACAATGGAAGCGTCTGTGGCAATGACACACAAGCTGCACTTGTGGCAGTGCAGTTTGGAGAAGGTCATTCTTGGAGCATTAACATCACAAAAAACAATGAAACTTACCAGGGAGACTTCATCACACTGACCTACAACACCAATGACACAGCTGTATTTCCTGATGCTAAAAGAAAAG GACCAGTTACTGTTCTTGTGAAGGATCCTTTGCATCCAGTTCAACTGAACACTGTCTTTGTGTGTCATAATTCCTACTTTATTGAAGCAGAAAATATAACGCAGATTTTCTGGAATGTTACTATGCAGGCTTTTGTTCAGAATGGCACAGTCAGTAAAAAAG AGTCTAGATGTCCTGCTGATACACCTACTTCTGCACCTACTGTTCCACCTACTATTGCCAACGTAACTACTGCATTTACCACTACTTTGGCTCCTGCTCCAACAACTGCTCCCAAACCCGTGGAGAATCCAGACACAGGAAACTATTCTCTTAAAAGTGGAAATAAAACTTGTTTCCTGGCTACTGTGGGGCTGCAACTGAATGTTTCCCAAGACAAg CCTCTCCTGATCAACATCAATCCAAAGACAACTGTCGCAGATGGTGCCTGTGGTAACACAACAGCTACTCTGAAACTGAATGATGGAAATAGCACACTGATTGGTTTCACATTTGCTGTT aaaaatacaagtgCAAGTGTACAAAAGTTTTATCTGAGAGAGGTGAATGTTACGCTGCTTAGCCGTCTGAATGGTTCTG TCATTTCAAGTGCAGATAACAGCAATTTCAGCAAGTGGGATGCTTTCCTTGGTAGCTCTTACATGTGCCGAAAAGAGCAAACTCTTCAGATTAATGAAGATGTTCAAGTACATACTTTTAATCTATGGATTCAGCCATTCCTTGTGGAGGCAAATAAGTTTGCTACAG